A single region of the Ziziphus jujuba cultivar Dongzao chromosome 10, ASM3175591v1 genome encodes:
- the LOC107410430 gene encoding protein argonaute 4 — protein sequence MDSGEPNGKEAEDALPPPPPVIPANVVPIRAEPDQTPEPVKKKPLRVPIARRGVGSKGQKIPLVTNHFKVNVSNLEGHFFHYSVALFYEDGRPVDGKGIGRKVIDRVHVTYHSELDGKDFAYDGEKSLFTVGALPRNKLEFVVVLDEVLSNRNNGNSSPDGCGSPNHSDRKRLRRAFHSKTYKVEISYAAKIPMQAIASALRGQESENSQEALRVLDIILRQHASKQGCLLVRQSFFHNNSRNFAEVGGGVLGCKGFHSSFRSTQGGLSLNIDVSTTMIIQPGPVVDFLIANQNVRDPYSLDWAKAKRVLKNLRIKTNPTNQEFKITGLSEKPCREQTFTLKQKNGKDGDPEELEVTVYDYFVNHRNIQLSYSADLPCINVGKPKRPTFFPIELCDLVSLQRYTKALSTLQRASLVEKSRQKPQERMRTLSDALKTSNYSAEPLLRSCGISISNNFTQVEGRVLAAPRLKVGNGEDFFPRNGRWNFNNKKLVQPTRIEKWAVVNFSARCDVRGLVRDLIKCGEMKGINISDPFDAFEESPQNRRAPPMVRVERMFDEIQSKLPGQPQFLLCLLPERKNSELYGPWKKKNLSEFGIVTQCIAPTRVNDQYLTNVLLKINAKLGGLNSMLAVELAPSMPMVSKVPTIILGMDVSHGSPGQSDIPSIAAVVSSRQWPLISKYRASVRSQSPKVEMIDSLFKPVSETDDDGIMRELLLDFYTSSGKRKPDQIIIFRDGVSESQFNQVLNIELDQINEACKFLDANWSPKFVVIIAQKNHHTKFFQPGAPENVPPGTVIDNKICHPRNNDFYLCAHAGMIGTTRPTHYHVLLDDVGFSADDLQELVHSLSYVYQRSTTAISVVAPICYAHLAASQVGQFMKFEDMSDTSSSRGGLTSAGAPPVPLLPRLKDNVSSSMFFC from the exons ATGGATTCTGGTGAGCCTAATGGAAAAGAAGCAGAGGATGCGTTGCCTCCTCCCCCTCCTGTTATTCCAGCAAATGTTGTTCCAATTCGAGCAGAGCCAGACCAGACTCCTGAACCTGTTAAAAAGAAACCCTTGCGAGTACCAATTGCTAGACGAGGCGTTGGATCTAAAGGCCAAAAGATACCTTTGGTCACTAATCATTTCAAAGTCAATGTGTCAAATTTGGAGGGTCACTTCTTCCATTATAGC GTTGCTCTTTTTTATGAAGATGGCCGTCCTGTTGATGGAAAGGGTATTGGTAGAAAAGTGATTGATAGGGTGCATGTGACATATCATAGTGAATTGGACGGAAAGGACTTCGCTTATGATGGGGAAAAGAGTCTGTTTACAGTTGGGGCCCTTCCACGAAACAAACTTGAATTCGTTGTTGTTCTTGATGAGGTCTTGTCTAATAG GAATAATGGAAACAGTAGCCCTGATGGTTGTGGGAGTCCAAATCACAGTGATCGAAAGAGATTACGTCGAGCATTCCATTCCAAAACATACAAGGTGGAGATTAGCTATGCTGCCAAAATTCCCATGCAGGCCATAGCAAGTGCTTTACGTGGTCAAGAATCAGAAAATTCCCAAGAAGCCCTGAGAGTTCTAGATATAATATTGAGACAGCATGCTTCGAAGCA GGGATGCCTTCTTGTTCGACAGTCTTTCTTTCACAATAATTCAAGAAATTTTGCCGAAGTGGGAGGTGGTGTTCTTGGCTGCAAGGGTTTCCATTCCAGTTTCAGGTCCACACAGGGTGGCTTGTCTTTGAACATCG ATGTGTCTACCACCATGATCATCCAGCCAGGGCCAGTGGTGGATTTTTTAATTGCCAACCAAAATGTGAGAGACCCCTATTCACTTGATTGGGCAAAG GCTAAACGAGTGCTCAAGAATTTGAGGATCAAAACAAATCCCACCAATCAAGAGTTCAAGATCACAGGGCTGAGTGAGAAACCATGCCGGGAGCAAAC GTTTACATTGAAGCAAAAAAATGGGAAGGATGGGGACCCGGAAGAATTGGAAGTGACCGTTTATGATTATTTTGTTAACCATCGCAATATACAGTTGAGCTATTCTGCAGATCTACCATGTATTAATGTTGGGAAGCCAAAGCGTCCAACCTTTTTCCCTATTGAG CTTTGTGATTTGGTGTCTTTACAACGGTATACAAAAGCCTTGTCCACTCTTCAAAGAGCTTCGCTGGTGGAGAAATCAAGGCAGAAACCACAGGAGCGGATGAGGACTTTGTCTGAT GCTCTGAAAACCAGTAATTATAGTGCTGAACCTTTGCTACGTTCATGTGGTATTTCAATCAGTAATAACTTCACTCAGGTTGAAGGTCGTGTTTTGGCTGCTCCTAGG TTGAAAGTAGGGAATGGGGAGGATTTCTTCCCTAGAAATGGGCGGTGGAATTTCAATAACAAG AAATTAGTGCAGCCAACTAGGATTGAAAAGTGGGCTGTTGTTAACTTCTCTGCTCGTTGTGATGTGCGAGGCCTTGTTCGTGATCTCATCAAATGTGGAGAGATGAAGGGGATT AACATAAGTGATCCATTTGATGCATTTGAAGAAAGTCCTCAAAATAGACGTGCCCCTCCGATGGTTAGGGTGGAAAGGATGTTTGACGAAATACAGTCAAAACTTCCTGGACAACCACAGTTCCTTCTATGTTTGCTTCCAGAGAGAAAAAATTCTGAACTTTATG GCccatggaagaaaaaaaatctttcagAGTTTGGGATTGTCACACAGTGCATTGCTCCTACCAGGGTCAATGACCAATATCTTACGAATGTTCTTTTGAAGATTAATGCAAAG CTTGGTGGGTTAAATTCAATGTTGGCTGTTGAACTTGCTCCTTCCATGCCTATGGTTTCGAAGGTTCCCACAATCATCCTTGGAATGGATGTCTCTCATGGTTCTCCTGGGCAGTCTGACATACCTTCAATTGCTGCA GTGGTCAGTTCCAGGCAGTGGccattgatttcaaaatataGGGCATCTGTCCGTAGTCAGTCACCCAAGGTGGAAATGATTGATTCACTGTTTAAACCGGTCTCTGAAACTGACGATGATGGTATAATGAG GGAGCTTCTACTTGATTTTTATACGAGTTCTGGGAAACGTAAACCTGATCAGATTATCATATTCAG GGATGGTGTCAGTGAGTCTCAGTTTAATCAAGTTTTGAACATTGAACTGGATCAAATCAATGAG GCCTGCAAATTTCTTGATGCAAATTGGTCACCCAAGTTTGTGGTGATTATTGCTCAGAAAAACCACCATACAAAATTCTTCCAGCCTGGGGCCCCTGAGAATGTTCCACCTG gAACTGTCATAGACAACAAAATTTGTCATCCACGGAACAATGACTTCTATCTCTGTGCACATGCTGGAATGATT gGGACCACAAGGCCAACACATTACCATGTTCTACTTGATGATGTTGGTTTTTCAGCAGATGATCTACAGGAACTTGTGCATTCTCTATCTTATGT GTATCAGAGAAGCACAACTGCTATTTCTGTTG TTGCCCCCATATGCTATGCTCACTTAGCAGCCAGTCAGGTTGGACAGTTCATGAAATTTGAAGACATGTCAGATACATCCTCAAGCCGTGGTGGGTTGACATCTGCCGGAGCTCCTCCTGTCCCTCTACTGCCGAGGTTGAAGGACAACGTGTCCAGTTCCATGTTTTTCTGTTGA
- the LOC107410412 gene encoding early nodulin-like protein 20, translated as MVGSRKRLVLKMVAVMVIMKLLCAECRDPVLHRVGGGRYGWNPETNFTEWSIHEHFYVGDWLYFGFDKKTHSVLEVNRSSYEKCIDKGFISNITRGGRDVFNLTEAKTYYFLDGRGFCIKGMKVSVLVEEYFPPIRPLSSPPDSPRPLFPNDGFPFHAVPRMTLIATALAFSLLL; from the exons ATGGTGGGTTCAAGGAAACGGCTAGTTCTTAAGATGGTGGCTGTAATGGTGATCATGAAACTGTTATGTGCAGAATGCAGAGACCCAGTTCTCCACAGAGTTGGAGGAGGAAGGTATGGTTGGAATCCTGAAACTAACTTCACAGAATGGTCGATTCATGAGCATTTCTATGTGGGTGATTGGCTTT ATTTTGGATTTGACAAGAAAACGCATAGTGTTCTGGAGGTGAACAGGTCGAGCTATGAGAAATGCATTGACAAAGGCTTCATAAGCAACATTACAAGAGGTGGGAGGGATGTTTTTAATCTAACAGAGGCAAAGACTTATTACTTCCTTGATGGCCGAGGCTTTTGCATCAAGGGAATGAAAGTTTCAGTTCTTGTTGAAGAATATTTCCCACCAATACGACCTCTTTCTTCGCCACCAGATAGTCCAAGACCTCTTTTTCCCAATGATGGTTTCCCATTCCATGCCGTCCCACGGATGACTCTAATTGCAACTGCTTTGGCATTTTCTTTACTTCTTTAA
- the LOC107410424 gene encoding early nodulin-like protein 20: protein MEVLRLTKMGVVWISTVSMMMVIMELGNGEELHYVGGGKTTWAPGINFSDWSSRQQFYKGDWLYFGFDKARYNVLEVNKTSYENCIDQGFIKNITKGGRDVFQLTETITYYFLSGNGYCFQGMKVSINVQDAPTNLPPSHPPKTASASSSSSCSSISHIITPLLLLFPTAFFPTFFS, encoded by the exons ATGGAGGTTTTAAGGTTGACGAAAATGGGGGTGGTGTGGATTAGTACTGTTTCAATGATGATGGTGATTATGGAGTTGGGAAATGGTGAAGAACTTCATTACGTTGGAGGTGGGAAGACTACTTGGGCACCTGGCATTAACTTCTCCGATTGGTCTTCTCGTCAGCAATTCTACAAGGGCGATTGGCTTT attttgggtTCGATAAGGCGAGATATAACGTACTGGAGGTGAACAAGACAAGCTATGAAAACTGCATAGACCAAGGCTTCATTAAAAACATAACAAAAGGTGGGAGAGATGTGTTTCAGCTGACAGAGACCATTACATATTACTTTTTGAGTGGTAATGGTTACTGCTTTCAAGGAATGAAAGTTTCTATCAATGTTCAAGATGCTCCGACCAATCTGCCACCGTCACATCCACCTAAAActgcttctgcttcttcttcttcttcttgttcttcaatATCCCACATCATCACCCCCCTTTTGTTACTATTTCCCACGGCTTTCTTTCCAACCTTCTTCTCTTAA